Proteins found in one Candidatus Desulfofervidus auxilii genomic segment:
- a CDS encoding ATP synthase F0 subunit B, which translates to MISVSVDKSCLIHLVNFVILIFILNALLYKPIREAIRQRKQRFEKDQEEISRLEAESEKKLKEFEIALEEARKNGMAQRESIVKAAHQEEKSLLDKIRKEMEEYLEKVKAEVSKDMQEARERLKGEIKAISADIAQKILGRPVNYE; encoded by the coding sequence GTGATTAGTGTAAGTGTTGATAAGTCATGTTTAATTCATTTGGTAAATTTTGTTATTCTTATTTTTATTTTAAATGCTCTTCTTTATAAACCAATTCGAGAAGCTATACGTCAGAGAAAACAAAGATTTGAAAAAGATCAAGAAGAAATATCTCGTTTAGAAGCGGAGAGTGAGAAGAAGTTAAAGGAGTTTGAAATAGCCCTTGAAGAGGCTAGAAAAAATGGTATGGCTCAAAGAGAAAGTATTGTGAAAGCAGCTCATCAGGAAGAAAAAAGTCTGTTAGATAAAATTAGGAAAGAAATGGAGGAATATTTAGAGAAAGTAAAAGCTGAGGTTAGTAAAGATATGCAAGAGGCAAGAGAAAGATTAAAAGGTGAAATAAAAGCCATTTCTGCAGATATAGCACAGAAGATTTTAGGGAGGCCAGTAAATTATGAATAG
- a CDS encoding ATP synthase F0 subunit B, whose amino-acid sequence MNSLKIISIIFISLIFLTGMAFVGYCVTEHETHAVHETHEAHEEHPHAEHHYGKSQLIDLLKRAVNFAIFVVIIYLAAAKPVSKSLRAREEEIKKTLDELERAKQAAHQKYLEYEAKLAQLDKEKEKIIQEFISLGESEKQKILETAEKMAQQIKEAAKRTAEHEAKAAKEHLRAEVAEMATKMAEEIIRKNFKPEDQKKLIEEYLSKIGG is encoded by the coding sequence ATGAATAGTTTAAAAATAATTTCAATTATTTTTATCAGTTTGATTTTTTTAACAGGAATGGCTTTTGTAGGGTATTGTGTAACAGAGCATGAAACTCATGCTGTCCATGAAACCCATGAAGCACATGAAGAGCATCCACATGCTGAACATCATTATGGTAAAAGTCAATTAATAGATTTACTTAAAAGGGCTGTTAATTTTGCCATTTTTGTTGTAATTATTTATTTAGCGGCAGCTAAACCTGTAAGTAAGTCGTTAAGAGCAAGAGAGGAAGAAATTAAGAAAACTTTGGATGAATTGGAAAGGGCAAAACAAGCAGCTCATCAGAAATATTTGGAATATGAAGCAAAATTGGCTCAATTAGATAAAGAGAAAGAAAAAATTATTCAAGAATTTATTTCTTTAGGAGAATCAGAAAAACAAAAAATTTTAGAAACTGCAGAAAAAATGGCGCAACAGATTAAAGAAGCAGCTAAACGAACAGCTGAACATGAGGCTAAAGCGGCAAAGGAACATTTGAGAGCAGAAGTGGCAGAGATGGCTACTAAAATGGCTGAAGAGATTATAAGAAAGAATTTTAAACCTGAAGATCAGAAAAAACTTATTGAAGAATATTTATCTAAAATAGGAGGGTAA
- a CDS encoding F0F1 ATP synthase subunit delta encodes MIGKGIARRYATALFKVGVEDGQAEKYAEELKTFNDFLEGDKEIKFYLITPLVERTLQRQVLDTLLEKMNLSEIMKRFILLLFDKKRLAALQDIYEYYNNLLDEYRGICRAEIISAVPLSEEMVERIKERLKEFTGKKEVVLEVKEDPSLIGGIITKIGDIIYDGSIRTQLNILKENLKRGEV; translated from the coding sequence TTGATTGGCAAAGGCATTGCTCGGCGTTATGCAACAGCTCTTTTTAAAGTAGGTGTTGAAGATGGGCAAGCAGAAAAATATGCTGAAGAGTTAAAGACATTTAATGACTTTTTAGAGGGAGATAAAGAAATAAAATTTTATTTGATTACACCTCTTGTTGAAAGAACATTACAGCGTCAGGTATTAGATACTCTTTTAGAAAAGATGAATTTATCTGAAATAATGAAACGATTTATTCTTTTACTTTTTGATAAAAAGAGATTGGCAGCACTTCAAGATATTTATGAATATTATAATAATCTTTTAGATGAATATAGAGGAATTTGTCGAGCAGAAATAATTTCAGCAGTACCACTTTCTGAAGAAATGGTGGAAAGGATTAAAGAAAGATTAAAAGAATTTACAGGGAAAAAAGAAGTGGTTTTGGAAGTAAAAGAAGATCCAAGTTTAATTGGTGGTATTATAACAAAAATAGGAGATATTATTTATGATGGTAGTATAAGAACACAATTAAATATTTTAAAAGAAAATTTAAAGAGAGGTGAGGTATAA
- the atpA gene encoding F0F1 ATP synthase subunit alpha: MQIRAEEISQIIKQQIKGFEKEIDVSETGIVISVGDGIARVYGLENCESMELIEFPGGIYGIALNLEEDNVGIAIMGDDTHIKEGDIVKRTGRIAQIPVGEAVLGRVIDPVGRPLDGKGPIEAKEYRRIEMKAPGVVDRQPVCEPCYTGLKAIDAMTPIGRGQRELIIGDRQIGKTAILIDAILAQKETDVYCIYVAIGQKRATVAMIIDTLRKYGAMEYTTVVSATASDPATLQYIAPYSGCAIGEYFRDTGRHALILYDDLTKQAWAYRQVSLLLRRPPGREAYPGDIFFNHSRLLERAAKLSDEKGAGSLTALPVIETQQGDVSAYIPTNVISITDGQVYLEPGLFFAGIRPAINVGLSVSRVGGAAQIKAMKQVAGSLRLDLAQYRELAAFAQFGSELDKATQRQLERGARLVEILKQPQYQPLPVEKQVTIIYAGVRGYLDEFPVEVLREYEEELYKFVESKYPQIFKNIREKKEIDKETDELMKKAITEFNAEFKRAKGLS; encoded by the coding sequence ATGCAGATAAGAGCAGAAGAAATTAGCCAAATTATTAAACAACAAATTAAAGGTTTTGAAAAAGAAATTGATGTTAGTGAAACTGGTATTGTAATTTCTGTTGGTGATGGAATTGCACGTGTTTATGGTTTGGAAAACTGTGAATCTATGGAATTGATTGAATTTCCTGGTGGAATTTATGGGATTGCTTTAAATCTTGAAGAAGATAATGTTGGTATAGCTATTATGGGTGATGATACACATATTAAAGAGGGAGATATTGTTAAACGTACTGGTAGGATTGCTCAGATTCCTGTTGGTGAAGCAGTTCTTGGACGTGTAATTGATCCAGTAGGTAGACCTTTAGATGGTAAAGGCCCAATTGAAGCTAAAGAATACCGCCGTATTGAAATGAAAGCACCTGGAGTAGTTGACAGACAGCCTGTTTGTGAGCCTTGTTATACAGGGCTTAAGGCTATTGATGCTATGACACCTATTGGAAGGGGGCAACGTGAATTAATTATTGGTGACCGTCAGATTGGAAAAACTGCAATACTTATAGATGCGATTTTAGCTCAAAAAGAAACAGATGTTTATTGTATTTATGTAGCTATTGGTCAAAAAAGAGCTACAGTAGCTATGATTATAGATACACTTCGTAAATATGGAGCAATGGAATATACTACTGTAGTTTCTGCTACTGCTAGTGATCCAGCTACATTGCAATATATTGCTCCATATTCTGGTTGTGCAATTGGTGAATATTTTAGAGATACAGGAAGACATGCTTTAATCCTTTATGATGATTTAACAAAACAGGCATGGGCATATCGTCAAGTTTCCCTTCTATTAAGAAGACCACCTGGTCGTGAGGCTTATCCAGGAGATATTTTCTTTAATCATTCTCGTTTATTAGAGCGTGCTGCTAAATTAAGTGATGAAAAAGGTGCAGGTTCTTTAACTGCTCTGCCTGTTATAGAAACTCAACAAGGTGACGTATCTGCTTATATCCCAACAAATGTTATTTCTATTACGGATGGACAGGTTTATTTAGAACCAGGTCTTTTCTTTGCTGGTATTCGTCCAGCAATTAATGTTGGTCTTTCAGTATCAAGAGTTGGAGGTGCTGCTCAAATTAAGGCTATGAAACAGGTAGCTGGTAGTTTGCGTTTGGATTTAGCACAATATAGAGAATTAGCTGCTTTTGCACAATTTGGAAGTGAATTGGATAAAGCAACACAAAGACAATTAGAAAGAGGTGCTAGATTAGTAGAAATTTTAAAACAGCCTCAATATCAGCCATTACCAGTTGAAAAGCAAGTAACAATTATCTATGCAGGTGTTAGAGGATATTTGGATGAGTTTCCAGTAGAAGTATTAAGAGAATATGAAGAAGAACTTTACAAATTTGTAGAGTCAAAATATCCACAAATTTTTAAGAATATTCGTGAGAAAAAAGAAATAGACAAAGAAACAGATGAATTAATGAAGAAAGCTATAACAGAATTTAATGCTGAGTTTAAGAGAGCTAAAGGTCTCTCTTAA
- the atpG gene encoding ATP synthase F1 subunit gamma, with protein sequence MPALRDIRRKIQAVKKTEQITRAMNMVAAAKLRKVQLRMEGFRVYASKYQEVISRLAAISGLEEGAFPLLQKREEIKSIHLVILTADRGLCGAFNANLIARAEKFIKEVREKGQNIILTVFGRRGVSFFNRYYRDIVKKTYEDVVGKVDYTFVVRMARELSTSFLSGEVDEIYLLYAKFVSMIKQEPTIERLLPIVPEGVSEKAVEVEYIYEPKAVEILQEILPKNINIQLYSRILENEVSEHASRMRAMDNATNNCREMVQQLTLVYNKARQASITKELMDIVGGAEALRGRGG encoded by the coding sequence ATGCCAGCCTTAAGAGATATAAGAAGAAAGATACAGGCGGTTAAAAAGACAGAACAGATTACACGTGCAATGAATATGGTGGCAGCAGCAAAATTGCGGAAAGTGCAATTGCGGATGGAAGGTTTTAGGGTTTATGCCAGCAAATATCAAGAAGTGATCAGTAGATTAGCAGCTATTAGTGGGCTTGAAGAGGGTGCTTTTCCTCTTTTGCAAAAAAGAGAAGAAATAAAGTCTATCCATTTAGTAATATTAACAGCAGATAGAGGTTTATGTGGAGCTTTTAATGCGAATTTAATTGCAAGAGCAGAAAAATTTATTAAAGAAGTTAGAGAAAAAGGGCAAAATATTATTTTAACAGTTTTTGGACGTCGTGGGGTAAGCTTTTTTAACAGATACTATCGTGATATTGTGAAAAAGACTTATGAAGATGTAGTTGGTAAAGTAGATTATACATTTGTTGTTAGAATGGCACGTGAATTATCAACTTCTTTTCTTTCAGGCGAAGTAGATGAAATATATTTACTTTATGCTAAATTTGTTAGTATGATAAAACAAGAGCCTACGATAGAAAGGCTTTTACCCATTGTTCCGGAGGGTGTTTCAGAAAAAGCTGTTGAAGTAGAATATATTTATGAACCTAAAGCAGTTGAAATATTGCAAGAAATTTTACCTAAAAACATTAACATACAATTATATAGCCGCATTTTAGAAAATGAGGTTTCAGAACATGCTTCTAGAATGAGGGCTATGGATAATGCAACAAACAATTGTAGAGAGATGGTACAACAATTAACATTAGTTTATAATAAGGCAAGGCAAGCAAGTATTACTAAAGAATTGATGGATATTGTTGGTGGTGCAGAAGCCCTCCGGGGCAGGGGTGGATAA